A genomic segment from Kyrpidia tusciae DSM 2912 encodes:
- the purL gene encoding phosphoribosylformylglycinamidine synthase subunit PurL produces the protein MSKDPTAQQIEAEALYRDLGMTDAEYRRAAELLGRRPNWVELGLFSVMWSEHCSYKSSRRVLRRFPTEGPQVLQGPGENAGVVDIGDGLAVAFKMESHNHPSAIEPYQGAATGVGGIIRDIFTMGARPIALLDSLRFGPPDDPRQRYLLREVVAGIAGYGNAIGIPTVGGEVKFAESYRENPLVNAMCAGLMRHEDLARGTASGVGNPVMVVGAKTGRDGIHGATFASAEDPLEKERSAVQVGDPFMEKLLVEACLELIATGGVVGIQDMGAAGLTSSSAEMASRAGSGLDIDVALVPRRETGMTPYEVMLSESQERMLVVMERGKEGVAEQIFRKWGLEATVIGRVTDDGMLRIREEGRVVAEVPVPALVDEAPVYVRPAREPEEMAGLRAWRWEDLPRPERLDEVLLTLVGSPDLADKEWVWRQYDHMVQASTAVRPGADAAVIWIRGTRKGVALCTDGQGRYVRLNPLVGGMHAVAEAARNLVCVGARPLAITDCLNFGNPEKPEVFYQFEQAVEGMSQACEVLKTPVVSGNVSFYNESKGVDIDPTPIVGAVGLVEDIDQICTPAWRAGLTVVLLGPGAPAPGMEGAWLGGSEYLLRVHRRLAGDAPPLDLEMERRVQRVCLDAIGQGLAAAAHDVSEGGLAVALAEMAMAGGVGAEIDLGSLSGGPGAGAEVKAPGAGGGQDARGQFWGAGGEQVAGSDSQGEIRPPVRADVLLFGEAGSRIVLGVEPEKVEAVKALAARAGVPLAVLGTTGGDRLVIRVADGAGEERLDVAVARLSEVWKGAIPWALAENRGAASSV, from the coding sequence TTGTCTAAGGATCCGACGGCACAGCAGATCGAAGCCGAGGCCCTCTACCGGGATCTCGGCATGACCGATGCGGAATACCGCCGGGCCGCGGAGCTGCTCGGGCGGCGGCCGAACTGGGTGGAGCTGGGCCTCTTCTCGGTGATGTGGTCGGAGCACTGCAGTTATAAGAGTTCCCGCCGGGTGTTGCGGCGGTTTCCCACGGAAGGGCCTCAGGTCTTGCAGGGCCCCGGGGAGAACGCCGGGGTGGTGGATATCGGGGACGGGCTGGCGGTGGCCTTCAAAATGGAGTCGCACAACCACCCCTCGGCCATTGAGCCGTATCAAGGGGCGGCCACCGGGGTGGGCGGCATCATCCGGGATATTTTCACCATGGGGGCCCGGCCCATTGCCCTTCTGGACAGTTTGCGCTTTGGGCCGCCGGATGATCCCCGCCAGCGGTACCTGCTCCGGGAGGTGGTGGCGGGGATTGCCGGGTACGGCAATGCCATCGGCATTCCCACCGTGGGCGGGGAGGTGAAATTCGCCGAGAGCTACCGGGAGAATCCGCTGGTCAACGCTATGTGCGCGGGGCTGATGCGCCACGAAGATCTGGCCCGGGGGACCGCCTCCGGAGTGGGCAATCCGGTGATGGTGGTGGGGGCGAAGACCGGCCGGGACGGCATCCACGGCGCGACCTTCGCTTCGGCGGAGGATCCATTGGAGAAGGAGCGCTCGGCGGTTCAAGTCGGCGACCCCTTTATGGAGAAACTATTGGTGGAAGCATGTCTGGAGCTGATCGCCACCGGCGGAGTGGTGGGGATCCAGGACATGGGTGCCGCCGGGCTGACTTCCTCCAGCGCCGAGATGGCCAGCCGGGCGGGGAGCGGACTGGATATCGACGTGGCGTTGGTTCCCCGCCGGGAGACGGGGATGACCCCTTATGAAGTGATGCTCTCTGAGTCCCAGGAGCGGATGCTCGTCGTCATGGAGCGGGGCAAAGAGGGCGTGGCCGAACAGATTTTTCGAAAATGGGGCCTGGAGGCGACGGTGATCGGCCGGGTGACGGACGACGGGATGCTCCGTATCCGGGAAGAAGGCCGGGTGGTGGCGGAGGTGCCGGTGCCGGCCCTGGTGGACGAGGCGCCGGTGTACGTGCGGCCGGCCCGGGAGCCGGAGGAGATGGCGGGGCTTCGGGCCTGGCGCTGGGAGGACTTGCCGCGGCCCGAGCGGCTGGACGAGGTGCTGCTGACCCTGGTGGGGTCGCCGGATTTGGCGGACAAGGAATGGGTGTGGCGGCAATACGACCACATGGTGCAGGCGTCCACGGCGGTGCGGCCCGGGGCGGATGCGGCGGTGATCTGGATCCGGGGGACGCGCAAAGGCGTGGCGCTGTGCACCGACGGCCAAGGGCGGTATGTGCGCCTGAACCCCTTGGTGGGCGGGATGCACGCCGTGGCCGAAGCGGCTCGGAATCTCGTGTGTGTCGGAGCGAGGCCCCTGGCCATCACCGACTGTTTGAACTTCGGCAACCCGGAAAAGCCCGAGGTGTTTTACCAGTTCGAGCAGGCGGTGGAGGGGATGAGCCAGGCCTGCGAAGTCCTGAAAACGCCGGTAGTGAGCGGGAATGTGAGCTTTTATAATGAAAGCAAAGGTGTGGACATCGACCCGACCCCGATCGTGGGGGCGGTGGGGCTGGTGGAAGACATCGATCAGATTTGCACCCCGGCCTGGCGGGCCGGGCTGACGGTGGTTCTGTTGGGCCCCGGTGCGCCGGCCCCGGGGATGGAGGGGGCGTGGCTCGGCGGGAGTGAGTATCTGCTGCGGGTGCACCGCCGGCTGGCCGGCGACGCGCCGCCCTTGGATCTGGAGATGGAGCGGCGGGTGCAGCGGGTGTGTTTGGACGCGATCGGGCAGGGCTTGGCCGCGGCCGCCCACGATGTGTCCGAAGGGGGCCTTGCGGTGGCCCTGGCCGAGATGGCGATGGCCGGCGGGGTCGGGGCGGAGATCGACCTGGGTTCGCTGTCCGGCGGGCCGGGGGCCGGCGCGGAGGTCAAGGCTCCGGGAGCGGGCGGCGGGCAGGACGCCCGGGGCCAATTCTGGGGAGCGGGCGGTGAACAGGTTGCTGGGAGCGATTCGCAGGGTGAAATCCGGCCCCCGGTTCGGGCGGATGTTCTCTTGTTCGGCGAGGCCGGTTCCCGGATCGTGCTCGGGGTGGAACCGGAGAAGGTGGAAGCTGTGAAAGCCCTGGCTGCCCGAGCGGGCGTGCCCTTGGCGGTGCTCGGGACCACCGGCGGCGACCGGCTCGTGATCCGGGTGGCGGACGGAGCCGGGGAGGAACGGTTGGATGTGGCGGTGGCGCGGCTGAGTGAGGTCTGGAAGGGGGCGATCCCGTGGGCGCTAGCGGAGAACCGGGGCGCGGCGTCGTCGGTGTGA
- the purB gene encoding adenylosuccinate lyase, with translation MIPRYTLPEMAEIWTEQNKFRMWLEVELLACEAWSELGVIPPEDVRALRQNARFDVRRIAEIEREARHDVVAFTRAVSESLGPERKWVHYGLTSTDVVDTALSALLKQANERILPEVHRLIETLAQLAKKYKYTVMMGRTHGVHAEPTTFGLKAALWYAEMQRNLKRLEEAAEQVRVGKISGAVGTYANIDPFVEAYVCRNLGLEPAPISTQTLQRDRHAHYIAMIALTATTLDKIATEIRALQKTEVREVEEPFYKGQKGSSAMPHKRNPVSCEQISGLARVLRGFVVPAMEDVPLWHERDISHSSVERVMLPDATILIHYLLRKMTGILRDLTVFPENMRRNMDKTFGLIYSQRVLLALIDKGATREKAYDAVQSRAMQAWEEQRPFRELLEADLWISSQLSREELDDCFDPKWHLKHVDEIFERLGLDDDPKARD, from the coding sequence GTGATACCGCGGTACACACTGCCGGAGATGGCGGAGATTTGGACCGAACAGAACAAATTTCGCATGTGGCTGGAGGTGGAGCTTCTCGCCTGTGAGGCCTGGTCGGAGCTGGGCGTGATCCCCCCGGAGGATGTCCGGGCCCTTCGGCAGAACGCCCGCTTTGACGTCCGGCGCATCGCTGAAATCGAACGGGAAGCCCGCCACGATGTGGTGGCCTTTACCCGGGCGGTATCCGAGTCTCTCGGGCCGGAGCGCAAATGGGTCCATTACGGCCTGACGTCGACGGATGTGGTGGACACGGCGTTGTCGGCTTTGCTAAAGCAGGCCAACGAGCGGATCCTGCCAGAAGTGCATCGTTTGATCGAAACACTTGCACAACTCGCAAAAAAATATAAATATACTGTCATGATGGGCCGCACCCACGGGGTTCACGCCGAACCCACCACCTTTGGGCTGAAAGCGGCCCTTTGGTATGCCGAGATGCAGCGCAACCTGAAGCGGCTGGAAGAGGCGGCGGAGCAGGTCCGGGTGGGGAAAATTTCCGGGGCCGTGGGGACCTACGCGAATATCGATCCTTTTGTGGAAGCCTATGTGTGCCGGAATCTGGGCCTCGAACCGGCCCCCATCTCCACCCAGACGCTTCAGCGGGACCGGCACGCCCACTACATCGCCATGATCGCTCTCACCGCCACGACCCTGGACAAAATCGCCACGGAGATCCGGGCTTTGCAGAAGACGGAGGTCCGGGAGGTGGAAGAGCCTTTTTACAAAGGCCAAAAGGGTTCGTCGGCGATGCCCCACAAGCGCAATCCGGTCAGCTGCGAGCAGATCTCCGGCCTGGCCCGAGTATTGCGGGGGTTTGTGGTGCCTGCCATGGAAGATGTGCCCCTGTGGCACGAGCGGGATATCTCCCATTCTTCCGTGGAGCGGGTGATGCTGCCGGACGCGACGATCCTCATCCATTATCTACTTCGCAAGATGACGGGGATTCTTCGGGATTTGACGGTGTTCCCGGAGAATATGCGGCGCAACATGGACAAGACCTTTGGGTTGATTTACTCCCAGCGGGTGCTGTTGGCCCTCATCGACAAGGGCGCCACCCGGGAGAAAGCTTACGACGCCGTTCAGTCCCGGGCCATGCAGGCCTGGGAGGAGCAGCGGCCCTTTCGGGAGCTGCTGGAGGCCGACCTGTGGATATCGTCGCAGCTTAGCCGGGAGGAATTGGACGATTGTTTTGATCCCAAGTGGCACCTCAAGCACGTGGATGAGATTTTTGAGCGGTTGGGGCTGGATGACGACCCCAAAGCGCGGGACTGA
- the purH gene encoding bifunctional phosphoribosylaminoimidazolecarboxamide formyltransferase/IMP cyclohydrolase, translated as MRRALISVSDKTGIVELAQKLAAAGVEILSTGGTSRALREAGVAVKDVSDFTGFPEILDGRVKTLHPRVHGGILALRDREEHRRQMEEHGLLPIDAVVVNLYPFRETVSRPGTRFEEIVEQIDIGGPSLIRAAAKNHRHVAVVVDPADYDRLAEAAGGGAPLGEGDRLALAAKAFRHTAAYDAVIAGYLSDRAGERFPEQLTLTYDRVQSLRYGENPHQPAAFYREPFAGPSTLAGARQLHGKELSYNNLLDADAALHLVREFEGPTAVAVKHTNPCGVGWGETLADAFHEAYEADPVSIFGGIIAVNRPLDGETARQMKEIFLEIVIAPEFTPEALEILTTKKNLRLLEIPGLREPVREGLSARTVSGGLLVQGTDAAPVVPDSWRPVTKRIPSRAELEQMALAWRVVKHVKSNAIVLVHGRRTVGVGAGQMNRVGSARIAIAQAGELARGSVMASDAFFPMSDTVEEAAKAGVTAIVQPGGSIRDEESIRAADEAGIAMVFTGMRHFRHG; from the coding sequence ATGCGCAGGGCACTGATCAGCGTTTCGGATAAAACGGGCATCGTCGAACTCGCACAAAAGCTGGCGGCGGCGGGGGTGGAAATTCTCTCCACCGGCGGGACCTCCCGGGCCCTCCGGGAGGCCGGCGTGGCGGTGAAGGACGTGTCCGATTTTACCGGGTTTCCCGAGATTCTCGACGGACGGGTGAAAACTCTTCACCCGAGGGTCCACGGGGGCATCTTGGCCTTGCGGGACCGGGAGGAGCACCGCCGGCAGATGGAGGAGCACGGGCTTTTGCCCATCGATGCCGTGGTGGTGAACCTGTATCCGTTTCGGGAGACGGTGAGCCGCCCGGGAACGCGGTTTGAGGAGATTGTCGAGCAGATCGATATCGGCGGCCCGAGCTTGATCCGGGCGGCGGCAAAAAATCACCGCCACGTGGCGGTTGTGGTGGACCCGGCGGATTATGACCGCCTGGCGGAGGCGGCCGGGGGCGGGGCGCCCCTTGGGGAGGGGGATAGGCTCGCCCTGGCGGCGAAGGCCTTCAGGCACACCGCGGCTTACGACGCGGTCATCGCCGGATACTTGAGCGACCGGGCCGGGGAGCGGTTCCCGGAGCAGCTGACGCTCACCTACGACCGGGTGCAGAGTCTGCGGTACGGGGAGAATCCTCATCAGCCGGCGGCCTTTTATCGGGAGCCCTTCGCCGGGCCGTCGACCTTGGCGGGGGCTCGCCAGCTTCACGGGAAGGAACTTTCCTATAATAATCTGCTCGACGCCGATGCGGCCCTGCACCTGGTGCGGGAGTTCGAAGGGCCGACGGCGGTGGCGGTGAAACACACGAATCCCTGCGGCGTGGGGTGGGGAGAAACCCTGGCCGATGCCTTTCACGAGGCCTACGAGGCCGATCCCGTGTCGATTTTCGGCGGGATCATCGCCGTCAACCGACCGTTGGACGGAGAGACCGCCCGGCAGATGAAGGAGATTTTTCTCGAGATCGTCATCGCTCCGGAGTTTACTCCTGAGGCGCTGGAAATCTTGACCACGAAGAAAAATCTGCGCCTGTTGGAAATCCCGGGGCTCCGCGAGCCGGTGCGGGAGGGGCTATCGGCCCGAACGGTTTCGGGTGGGCTTTTGGTCCAGGGGACGGATGCGGCTCCGGTGGTGCCGGACAGTTGGCGGCCGGTGACAAAACGGATCCCGTCTAGGGCGGAGCTGGAGCAGATGGCACTGGCCTGGCGGGTGGTGAAGCATGTCAAATCGAACGCCATCGTGTTGGTGCACGGCCGGCGGACGGTGGGGGTCGGTGCCGGGCAGATGAACCGGGTGGGTTCGGCCCGGATCGCCATTGCCCAGGCCGGGGAGTTGGCCAGAGGATCAGTGATGGCGTCAGACGCCTTCTTCCCGATGTCCGATACGGTGGAGGAGGCGGCCAAGGCCGGGGTGACGGCCATTGTGCAACCCGGGGGCAGCATCCGGGATGAGGAGTCGATCCGGGCGGCGGACGAAGCGGGCATCGCCATGGTGTTCACGGGGATGCGGCATTTTCGCCATGGATGA
- the purC gene encoding phosphoribosylaminoimidazolesuccinocarboxamide synthase, which yields MEKRDMLYEGKAKKVFKTDDPDLYVIEYKDDATAFNGQKRDQIAGKGELNNKISALFFELLRSKGLESHYVKRLSDREQLVRRVTIIPLEVVVRNIAAGSLAKRLGWEEGRELPRPVVEFYYKSDELGDPLINESHIAVLGVATPEQLDDITTQALKINEILTAYLRARNILLVDFKLEFGLDAEGRVLLADEISPDTCRFWDATTREKLDKDRFRRDLGGVEEAYEEVLHRLGGQ from the coding sequence ATGGAGAAGCGGGACATGTTGTACGAGGGCAAAGCGAAGAAAGTTTTCAAGACGGATGATCCCGATTTGTACGTCATTGAATACAAAGACGACGCCACGGCGTTCAACGGGCAAAAACGCGATCAGATCGCCGGCAAGGGCGAGTTGAACAACAAGATCAGCGCCTTGTTTTTCGAACTTCTGCGATCCAAGGGCCTGGAGAGCCATTACGTGAAGCGCCTGTCGGACCGGGAACAGCTGGTTCGCCGGGTGACGATCATCCCCTTGGAAGTGGTGGTGCGGAACATCGCCGCGGGGAGTCTCGCCAAGCGACTGGGCTGGGAGGAGGGCCGGGAGTTGCCCCGGCCGGTGGTGGAATTCTATTACAAGAGCGATGAGTTGGGGGATCCGCTCATCAACGAGTCCCACATCGCCGTCCTCGGGGTGGCGACGCCGGAGCAACTCGATGATATCACCACCCAAGCGCTGAAAATCAACGAGATCCTCACGGCGTATCTGAGGGCGCGGAACATCCTGCTGGTGGATTTCAAGCTGGAGTTTGGGCTGGACGCCGAGGGCCGGGTGCTTTTGGCGGATGAGATTTCGCCGGACACCTGCCGGTTCTGGGATGCCACCACCCGGGAGAAGCTCGACAAAGACCGGTTTCGCCGGGATCTGGGCGGGGTTGAGGAAGCTTACGAAGAAGTTCTTCACCGGCTGGGAGGTCAATGA
- the purN gene encoding phosphoribosylglycinamide formyltransferase gives MTGPAPVNLAVFASGTGSNLQRLLDLSRLDELGGGKVVLVVSDKPGCRALERAAAAGVATFAFYPKAYPDKPAYEREILDRLREHRIDWIVLAGYMRLVGEVLLQAYGGRIINLHPSLLPNFPGKDAIGQALAAGVSRTGVTVHFVDEGMDTGPAIAQEAVPVDPGDDADSLAVKIHAVEHRLLPEVVRALCRGEVWLDNGQVHWRPQGSERAGLR, from the coding sequence ATGACGGGACCGGCGCCGGTCAACCTGGCGGTGTTCGCGTCGGGCACGGGCTCCAATCTCCAGCGCCTCTTGGATTTGAGCCGGCTGGACGAACTCGGTGGGGGCAAGGTGGTGCTGGTGGTGTCGGACAAGCCGGGTTGCCGGGCGCTGGAGAGGGCCGCGGCGGCCGGGGTCGCGACCTTTGCTTTTTACCCCAAGGCCTATCCGGACAAGCCCGCCTATGAGCGGGAGATCTTGGATCGGCTCCGGGAGCACCGGATCGACTGGATTGTTCTCGCCGGGTACATGCGCTTGGTGGGTGAGGTGCTGCTTCAGGCGTATGGTGGGCGGATCATCAACCTCCACCCGTCGTTGTTGCCGAATTTTCCTGGAAAAGACGCCATTGGCCAGGCGCTGGCCGCCGGGGTGTCCCGGACCGGCGTCACGGTGCATTTTGTGGACGAGGGCATGGATACCGGTCCGGCCATCGCCCAAGAGGCGGTGCCGGTGGACCCCGGGGATGACGCGGACTCGCTGGCTGTGAAAATCCACGCGGTGGAGCATCGGCTGCTCCCGGAGGTGGTCCGGGCGTTGTGCCGGGGGGAAGTTTGGCTGGACAATGGCCAAGTGCACTGGCGCCCGCAGGGTTCGGAGCGGGCGGGACTTCGGTGA
- the purQ gene encoding phosphoribosylformylglycinamidine synthase subunit PurQ gives MRVAVVQFPGSNCDMDTVMALRDVTGAEPDLVWHGRRDLSDYGAIFLPGGFSYGDYLRAGAIARFAEAMDGVRKAAEDGRLVIGICNGFQILLEAGLLPGAMLHNDHLQFRCAIVPVRVERTDTPFTSTYAAGQVLRLPIAHGEGNYYADDETLEALERNRQVVFRYAGENPNGSRHDIAGIVNEAGNVLGMMPHPERAVHRLLGSEDGRAMIEAIWQAGRERQLV, from the coding sequence GTGCGGGTGGCGGTGGTGCAGTTCCCCGGGTCGAACTGTGACATGGACACGGTGATGGCCCTCCGGGATGTGACCGGAGCGGAGCCGGATTTGGTGTGGCACGGGCGGCGGGATCTGTCCGATTACGGGGCGATTTTTCTGCCCGGGGGGTTTTCCTACGGAGATTATCTGCGGGCCGGGGCCATCGCCCGGTTTGCCGAGGCGATGGACGGGGTGCGAAAAGCGGCGGAAGACGGGCGGCTGGTGATCGGGATTTGCAACGGGTTTCAAATCCTTCTGGAGGCGGGGCTTTTGCCCGGGGCGATGTTGCACAATGATCATCTGCAGTTCCGCTGCGCCATCGTGCCGGTGCGGGTGGAGCGAACGGACACGCCGTTTACGTCAACATACGCGGCCGGCCAGGTGCTCAGGCTGCCCATTGCCCATGGTGAAGGGAATTATTACGCCGATGACGAGACCTTGGAGGCTCTGGAGCGAAATCGTCAGGTGGTGTTTCGGTATGCCGGAGAGAACCCGAACGGCTCGCGCCACGACATCGCCGGGATTGTCAACGAGGCGGGCAATGTGCTGGGGATGATGCCCCACCCCGAGCGGGCGGTGCACCGGCTTTTGGGCTCCGAAGACGGCCGGGCGATGATTGAGGCGATTTGGCAGGCGGGGAGGGAACGACAGCTTGTCTAA
- the purM gene encoding phosphoribosylformylglycinamidine cyclo-ligase: MSEAYRKAGVDIAAADRSVARMKRHVESTRRPEVWGAFGGFGGGFALDMARYKEPVLVSGTDGVGTKLLVARAVGRHDTVGIDCVAMCVNDIVVHGAEPLFFLDYLAVGRVDPDQVEAVVSGVAAGCREAGCALIGGETAEMPGMYAPGDYDLAGFAVGAVERARFVDGSRVRPGDVVIGLPSAGLHSNGFSLARKIVFQDAGLSVEDELPECGATVGEVLLAPTRIYVRAILALLERVDVRGMAHITGGGLLDNVIRTLPEGCRAVLDATAWEEPPVFAALRRLAVEPPTAEDLYQTWNMGIGFVCMIAPEDVDRAMAVLKENGERPVRIGRVEAGDRSVVIRTPHAASGVVMRRAETGVAVDKSDEASGGGPGGAHRPEGGGGV; this comes from the coding sequence ATGAGCGAGGCGTATCGCAAGGCAGGGGTGGACATCGCCGCGGCCGACCGGTCGGTGGCCAGGATGAAGCGCCACGTGGAGAGCACCCGGCGGCCCGAGGTCTGGGGGGCTTTTGGCGGGTTCGGGGGAGGCTTTGCCCTGGATATGGCTCGGTACAAGGAGCCGGTACTGGTCTCGGGTACCGATGGGGTGGGCACGAAACTTTTGGTCGCCCGGGCGGTGGGAAGGCACGATACTGTGGGGATCGACTGTGTGGCCATGTGCGTGAACGACATCGTCGTTCACGGGGCGGAGCCGCTGTTTTTTTTGGACTACCTCGCCGTGGGCCGGGTGGACCCGGACCAGGTCGAGGCGGTGGTCTCGGGGGTGGCCGCGGGCTGCCGGGAGGCCGGGTGCGCCCTCATCGGGGGCGAGACGGCGGAGATGCCCGGCATGTATGCGCCCGGGGACTACGATTTGGCCGGATTTGCCGTGGGGGCCGTGGAGAGGGCGAGGTTTGTGGACGGTTCCCGGGTGCGCCCCGGGGATGTGGTGATCGGCTTGCCTTCCGCCGGGCTGCATTCAAACGGGTTCTCCCTGGCCCGCAAAATCGTGTTTCAAGATGCGGGGTTGTCGGTGGAGGATGAGTTGCCCGAGTGCGGGGCCACCGTCGGAGAGGTGTTGCTTGCCCCCACCCGGATCTATGTACGGGCGATTCTGGCTCTGCTTGAACGGGTGGATGTGCGGGGGATGGCGCACATTACCGGGGGCGGGTTGCTTGATAACGTGATCCGGACGCTGCCGGAGGGGTGTCGGGCGGTGCTCGACGCCACGGCCTGGGAGGAGCCGCCGGTGTTCGCGGCGCTCAGGCGGCTGGCGGTGGAGCCGCCCACGGCGGAAGATTTATACCAGACGTGGAACATGGGGATCGGGTTTGTGTGTATGATCGCCCCGGAGGATGTGGATCGGGCGATGGCCGTTTTGAAGGAGAACGGAGAGCGGCCGGTGCGGATCGGTCGGGTGGAAGCCGGGGACCGGAGCGTGGTGATCCGCACGCCCCACGCCGCATCGGGGGTCGTGATGCGGCGGGCGGAGACCGGGGTGGCCGTTGATAAGAGCGACGAGGCTTCGGGCGGCGGGCCCGGGGGAGCCCATCGTCCGGAAGGGGGCGGGGGCGTATGA
- the purF gene encoding amidophosphoribosyltransferase yields the protein MKGEWGGAWPDAGSGRHWHEECGVFGAWGCDHAAQLTYYALYALQHRGQESAGIATLDGGEMFHHRGLGLVAEVFGPDDLERLAGKAAVGHVRYSTTGANKLVNAQPMVFDVHGGPLALGHNGNLVNAGVLRRELEGQGSIFQSTSDTEVVAHLIARHRGGSLVDAIEDSLRTVQGAYAFVFLTPDGLVAARDPQGLRPMALGRFGSGWVVASETCAFDTIGAEFVRDIEPGELLVIDAGGVRPVRFAEAARKALCTFEYIYFARPDSDIDGRNVHLVRKAMGKRLAEEAPTEADVVIGVPDSSISAAVGYAEAAGIPYEMGLIKNKYIGRTFIQPSQALRERGVRLKLNAVRKVVEGKRVVMVDDSIVRGTTSRRIVQMLRDAGAREVHVRISSPPVRFPCYYGIDTSAREELLAARLSVEEMTRAIGADSLAFLSEDGMLQALGAGPEAAGRGPGGPGDTFCNACFHGRYPTRLYDDLGKHVMEMAAHRGGYS from the coding sequence GTGAAGGGAGAGTGGGGAGGCGCTTGGCCGGATGCGGGGTCTGGCCGGCACTGGCACGAGGAGTGTGGCGTCTTCGGCGCTTGGGGGTGCGACCACGCCGCACAGCTCACCTACTACGCCCTGTACGCCCTCCAGCACCGAGGCCAGGAGAGCGCCGGGATTGCCACGTTGGACGGCGGGGAAATGTTTCACCACCGGGGACTGGGACTGGTGGCCGAGGTGTTTGGCCCGGATGATTTGGAACGCCTGGCGGGAAAGGCGGCGGTTGGCCACGTCCGCTATTCGACCACGGGCGCCAACAAACTGGTGAACGCCCAGCCCATGGTGTTTGACGTGCACGGCGGTCCCCTGGCCCTGGGGCACAACGGAAACCTAGTGAACGCCGGAGTGTTGCGCCGTGAGCTCGAAGGCCAAGGGAGTATATTCCAGTCCACCAGCGATACGGAAGTGGTGGCCCACCTCATCGCCCGGCACCGGGGCGGGTCGTTGGTGGACGCCATTGAGGACAGCCTGCGCACGGTACAGGGCGCTTACGCCTTTGTCTTTCTCACCCCGGACGGACTCGTGGCCGCCCGGGATCCCCAGGGGCTGCGCCCCATGGCCCTGGGACGTTTCGGTTCGGGTTGGGTGGTGGCGTCGGAAACTTGCGCCTTTGATACCATCGGTGCCGAATTCGTTCGGGATATCGAGCCGGGGGAACTGCTCGTCATCGACGCCGGTGGCGTGCGGCCCGTTCGGTTTGCCGAGGCGGCGCGAAAGGCCCTCTGTACCTTTGAATATATCTATTTTGCCCGGCCGGACAGCGACATCGACGGCCGCAACGTGCACCTGGTGCGCAAAGCCATGGGGAAGCGACTGGCGGAGGAGGCGCCGACGGAAGCTGATGTGGTGATCGGAGTGCCGGATTCGAGCATTTCAGCGGCGGTGGGTTACGCGGAAGCCGCGGGAATTCCTTATGAGATGGGTCTCATCAAGAATAAATATATCGGCCGGACCTTTATCCAACCTTCCCAAGCCCTTCGGGAGCGCGGGGTGCGTCTGAAATTAAATGCCGTGCGCAAGGTGGTGGAGGGGAAGCGGGTGGTGATGGTGGACGACTCCATCGTCCGGGGCACCACCTCCCGCCGCATTGTCCAAATGCTCCGGGACGCCGGGGCCCGGGAGGTTCACGTGCGGATCTCTTCCCCGCCGGTGCGGTTCCCCTGTTATTACGGCATCGATACCTCGGCCCGGGAGGAATTGCTGGCGGCTCGGTTGTCCGTGGAGGAGATGACCCGGGCGATCGGGGCGGATAGCCTGGCTTTTTTGTCTGAAGATGGAATGCTTCAGGCCCTCGGAGCCGGGCCGGAAGCGGCGGGACGCGGTCCGGGGGGACCCGGCGATACGTTTTGTAATGCGTGTTTTCACGGGCGGTACCCGACCCGGTTGTATGACGATCTGGGGAAACATGTCATGGAGATGGCCGCCCATCGGGGAGGGTATTCATGA
- the purS gene encoding phosphoribosylformylglycinamidine synthase subunit PurS translates to MFRARVYVTLKASVLDPQGGAVERALHALGYEEVRGVRIGKAIDVTLEAPDEKSARERVEAMCRELLANPVMETFQIEAVEAEG, encoded by the coding sequence ATGTTTCGGGCGCGGGTGTATGTGACCCTGAAGGCGAGCGTGCTGGATCCCCAGGGCGGCGCCGTGGAGCGGGCTTTGCACGCCCTGGGCTACGAGGAGGTCCGGGGGGTGCGGATCGGGAAGGCCATCGACGTGACCCTGGAGGCGCCGGATGAGAAGAGCGCCCGGGAGCGGGTTGAAGCCATGTGTCGGGAGCTTCTGGCGAACCCGGTGATGGAAACCTTTCAGATCGAAGCCGTTGAGGCGGAGGGATGA